A window of the Janthinobacterium agaricidamnosum NBRC 102515 = DSM 9628 genome harbors these coding sequences:
- a CDS encoding LysR family transcriptional regulator produces the protein MKTSAFDGVEAFLAVAELKSFTTAAARLGITPTAVSKAVKLLEQRHGVILFQRTTRNVALTEAGLSLFAGMRPAAAQIGDAFAALNAYRDRPSGTLRLTVPRALGALVMQPLASRMRQNCPDVKLDISLDDGTVDLVEQGYDAGIRLGQSVAQDMVAIRLTPDLSWSVVGAPSYFAAHGRPATPEQLVRHETIRYRFLTSGTLPRWKFIEQGQAFHVETSGGLIVNDTTLIAHFARQGLGLAYMADMEIAGDVAAGRLERVLESYIPATPGLYLYFPVRTQHQPKLRALIDLAAQLAY, from the coding sequence ATGAAAACCAGTGCATTCGATGGCGTCGAAGCGTTCCTCGCGGTAGCCGAGCTAAAAAGTTTTACCACCGCCGCGGCGCGTCTCGGCATCACGCCGACCGCCGTCAGCAAGGCCGTCAAATTGCTGGAACAGCGCCACGGCGTGATCCTGTTCCAGCGCACCACGCGCAACGTCGCGCTGACCGAAGCGGGACTGAGCCTGTTCGCCGGCATGCGTCCGGCGGCGGCCCAGATCGGCGACGCCTTCGCCGCCCTGAACGCTTACCGCGACCGGCCGTCCGGCACCTTGCGGCTGACTGTGCCGCGCGCCTTGGGGGCGCTGGTGATGCAGCCGCTGGCCAGCCGCATGCGGCAAAACTGCCCGGACGTCAAACTCGATATTTCGCTCGACGACGGCACCGTCGACCTGGTCGAGCAAGGCTACGACGCCGGCATCCGGCTTGGCCAGTCGGTGGCGCAAGACATGGTGGCGATACGCCTGACGCCGGACTTGTCCTGGTCGGTGGTGGGCGCGCCATCCTATTTCGCGGCGCACGGCCGGCCCGCCACGCCGGAACAACTGGTGCGGCACGAAACCATACGCTACCGCTTCCTGACGTCGGGCACGCTGCCGCGCTGGAAATTCATCGAGCAAGGGCAGGCCTTCCACGTCGAAACGTCGGGTGGATTGATCGTCAACGACACCACGCTGATCGCGCATTTCGCGCGCCAGGGGTTGGGGCTGGCGTATATGGCGGACATGGAAATCGCCGGCGATGTCGCCGCCGGGCGGCTGGAGCGGGTGCTGGAATCGTACATCCCGGCCACGCCGGGGCTGTATCTGTATTTTCCGGTGCGCACCCAGCACCAGCCCAAATTGCGCGCGCTGATCGACCTCGCGGCGCAACTGGCATATTGA